One window from the genome of Myxocyprinus asiaticus isolate MX2 ecotype Aquarium Trade chromosome 30, UBuf_Myxa_2, whole genome shotgun sequence encodes:
- the LOC127421185 gene encoding ribosome biogenesis protein C1orf109 homolog isoform X3: MSNPVLVSLHQQLKTCFEVLKVNKNVWKSVLAECIPLISSLGNLAVQLKALKNVQLANTPLAKFPSLQERLHFKLSLAVDSVLGKLAEKTNALQTVRDAISQQVSAVFQFYEKNTETLDIACCVSRSAICPSIADMLEWLQDADCYYSLQLLQRRNLLQMLKPTDLTLMETAPKRWESLHSFNREERIADALCQVSFFMDLE, from the exons atgtctaatcCAGTTTTAGTGTCGTTGCATCAGCAACTCAAAACATGCTTTGAGGttttgaaagttaataaaaacgtTTGGAAAAGTGTATTAGCCGAGTGTATACCTCTAATAAGCTCTCTCGGAAACCTCGCAGTGCAGCTGAAGGCACTGAAAAACGTTCAGCTTGCAAACACACCACTTGCCAAATTCCCTAGTTTACAAGAACGCCTTCATTTCAAACTGTCACTTGCTGTGGATTCAGTTCTGGGAAAACTAGCTGAGAAAAC GAATGCTCTTCAGACAGTGAGGGATGCCATCAGTCAACAGGTGTCTGCTGTCTTCCAGTTCTATGAGAAGAACACAGAGACTCTTGACATTGCTTGTTGTGTCTCCAGATCAGCCATCTGTCCCTCCATCGCAGACATGTTAGAATGGCTTCAAGATGCAGATTGCTACTACTCTCTCCA ATTACTGCAGAGAAGGAACCTTCTGCAGATGTTGAAGCCCACTGACCTTACATTAATGGAAACAGCACCAAAAAGATGGGAATCTCTACATTCATTCAACAGAGAGGAGAGAATTGCAG atgcacTGTGCCAAGTATCCTTCTTTATGGACCTTGAATGA
- the LOC127421185 gene encoding ribosome biogenesis protein C1orf109 homolog isoform X2: protein MSNPVLVSLHQQLKTCFEVLKVNKNVWKSVLAECIPLISSLGNLAVQLKALKNVQLANTPLAKFPSLQERLHFKLSLAVDSVLGKLAEKTNALQTVRDAISQQVSAVFQFYEKNTETLDIACCVSRSAICPSIADMLEWLQDADCYYSLQLLQRRNLLQMLKPTDLTLMETAPKRWESLHSFNREERIAGVYCLLVKVDMLFWK from the exons atgtctaatcCAGTTTTAGTGTCGTTGCATCAGCAACTCAAAACATGCTTTGAGGttttgaaagttaataaaaacgtTTGGAAAAGTGTATTAGCCGAGTGTATACCTCTAATAAGCTCTCTCGGAAACCTCGCAGTGCAGCTGAAGGCACTGAAAAACGTTCAGCTTGCAAACACACCACTTGCCAAATTCCCTAGTTTACAAGAACGCCTTCATTTCAAACTGTCACTTGCTGTGGATTCAGTTCTGGGAAAACTAGCTGAGAAAAC GAATGCTCTTCAGACAGTGAGGGATGCCATCAGTCAACAGGTGTCTGCTGTCTTCCAGTTCTATGAGAAGAACACAGAGACTCTTGACATTGCTTGTTGTGTCTCCAGATCAGCCATCTGTCCCTCCATCGCAGACATGTTAGAATGGCTTCAAGATGCAGATTGCTACTACTCTCTCCA ATTACTGCAGAGAAGGAACCTTCTGCAGATGTTGAAGCCCACTGACCTTACATTAATGGAAACAGCACCAAAAAGATGGGAATCTCTACATTCATTCAACAGAGAGGAGAGAATTGCAG Gtgtctactgcctcctggtgaaagttgacatgctcttctggaagtag
- the LOC127421185 gene encoding ribosome biogenesis protein C1orf109 homolog isoform X1 yields the protein MSNPVLVSLHQQLKTCFEVLKVNKNVWKSVLAECIPLISSLGNLAVQLKALKNVQLANTPLAKFPSLQERLHFKLSLAVDSVLGKLAEKTNALQTVRDAISQQVSAVFQFYEKNTETLDIACCVSRSAICPSIADMLEWLQDADCYYSLQLLQRRNLLQMLKPTDLTLMETAPKRWESLHSFNREERIAGELRTRPMGTVPRGPGLQGLLARLL from the exons atgtctaatcCAGTTTTAGTGTCGTTGCATCAGCAACTCAAAACATGCTTTGAGGttttgaaagttaataaaaacgtTTGGAAAAGTGTATTAGCCGAGTGTATACCTCTAATAAGCTCTCTCGGAAACCTCGCAGTGCAGCTGAAGGCACTGAAAAACGTTCAGCTTGCAAACACACCACTTGCCAAATTCCCTAGTTTACAAGAACGCCTTCATTTCAAACTGTCACTTGCTGTGGATTCAGTTCTGGGAAAACTAGCTGAGAAAAC GAATGCTCTTCAGACAGTGAGGGATGCCATCAGTCAACAGGTGTCTGCTGTCTTCCAGTTCTATGAGAAGAACACAGAGACTCTTGACATTGCTTGTTGTGTCTCCAGATCAGCCATCTGTCCCTCCATCGCAGACATGTTAGAATGGCTTCAAGATGCAGATTGCTACTACTCTCTCCA ATTACTGCAGAGAAGGAACCTTCTGCAGATGTTGAAGCCCACTGACCTTACATTAATGGAAACAGCACCAAAAAGATGGGAATCTCTACATTCATTCAACAGAGAGGAGAGAATTGCAG GTGAATTACGGACCAGGCCAATGGGgacagtgcccaggggccctggGCTCCAAGGTCTCTTGGCCCGTctactttga
- the LOC127421434 gene encoding claudin-4-like produces the protein MVNTGMQLISFTCAVTGWVMAIAVTALPQWKVTAFIGSNILTSEIVWQGIWMNCIYQTTGHMQCKTYDSMLALPPDIQAARALMCIAIFLGWLSCTVSCCGMKCTTCAGDDRHAKAGIALSGGVLFILTGLCVLVPVSWTANTVVQDFYNPSVPIQHKRELGQAIYLGWAAAVILIISGAVLSSTCPHMERGGYRRGYIGRSFASLRPSAPDLPKPITNSLPLKEYV, from the coding sequence ATGGTGAACACTGGCATGCAGTTGATCAGCTTCACCTGTGCTGTGACGGGCTGGGTGATGGCTATAGCAGTGACTGCGCTGCCCCAATGGAAGGTCACGGCCTTCATTGGGAGCAATATCCTCACCTCTGAGATTGTTTGGCAGGGGATCTGGATGAATTGCATCTATCAGACCACCGGCCACATGCAATGTAAAACCTACGACTCCATGCTGGCTCTGCCGCCTGATATCCAGGCGGCACGGGCACTGATGTGCATTGCCATCTTCTTGGGCTGGTTGTCCTGTACCGTCTCTTGCTGTGGCATGAAGTGCACCACCTGCGCCGGGGACGATCGCCATGCCAAGGCTGGCATAGCGCTGTCCGGTGGGGTGCTCTTCATTCTGACGGGCCTGTGCGTCCTAGTACCAGTTTCCTGGACAGCAAACACTGTGGTGCAGGACTTCTATAACCCCAGTGTTCCCATACAGCACAAGCGGGAGCTGGGTCAGGCCATTTACCTGGGATGGGCAGCAGCGGTGATCCTTATAATCAGCGGGGCAGTGCTTAGCAGTACCTGCCCACACATGGAGAGAGGAGGTTACAGAAGGGGGTATATAGGCCGTAGTTTTGCCAGCTTGAGGCCTTCTGCACCTGATCTTCCCAAGCCAATCACCAACAGTCTGCCTCTAAAGGAGTATGTGTGA